One window from the genome of Leptospirillum ferriphilum encodes:
- a CDS encoding thiamine-phosphate kinase, translating into MESDWIKKFSGTLGPLPARVLRGIGDDVACLVSPKTDNLLWTTDSQREGVHFCWDWLTPQEVGSRLLAVNLSDVYVKGGTPVSALVALGIPKNFPEERIFSFYEGLAEACRRFDCPVVGGDISRTTGGFDAVLSLLARSPAGRFPGRDCLLPGDTLYLLGRPGLSKAGYSALLSGLSAHQAMAESVSAFCRPRIYPWFSEIVREEAQVVATMDTSDGLGQAVFAMSDQSGVSVRLDPPENWLDHLQLPASLLGQEPFGMAWEGGEDYDILFAVRPDVGGGAIPRIQEQIRGEPEKLIRLGEVVARNAGDHTPTVTMTGENRRRVRLERTGFDHTR; encoded by the coding sequence ATGGAGTCTGACTGGATCAAGAAATTTTCCGGGACTCTGGGGCCTTTGCCGGCCCGGGTTCTTCGGGGGATCGGTGACGATGTCGCCTGTCTTGTTTCTCCAAAGACAGACAACCTCCTGTGGACGACGGACAGCCAAAGGGAAGGCGTCCATTTTTGCTGGGACTGGCTGACCCCCCAGGAGGTTGGCTCCAGGCTTCTCGCCGTCAACCTGAGCGACGTTTATGTCAAGGGAGGGACCCCTGTTTCCGCCCTGGTGGCGCTGGGTATTCCGAAGAATTTTCCGGAAGAACGAATTTTCTCTTTTTACGAAGGCCTGGCAGAAGCCTGCCGACGCTTTGACTGTCCGGTGGTGGGGGGAGATATTTCCCGGACCACGGGAGGGTTCGACGCCGTCCTGTCTCTTTTGGCCCGGTCTCCCGCAGGCCGATTTCCGGGGAGAGACTGTCTTCTTCCGGGGGATACACTTTATCTGCTCGGCAGGCCGGGATTGTCAAAAGCGGGATACTCTGCTCTTCTTTCAGGTCTGTCCGCTCATCAGGCTATGGCAGAGTCCGTGTCCGCCTTTTGTCGTCCCCGGATATACCCCTGGTTTTCGGAAATTGTCCGTGAGGAAGCCCAGGTCGTGGCGACGATGGATACGTCTGATGGGCTCGGACAGGCCGTCTTTGCCATGTCTGACCAGTCCGGTGTTTCGGTCCGGCTGGATCCTCCGGAAAACTGGCTTGACCATTTGCAACTTCCTGCGTCGCTCCTGGGACAGGAGCCTTTCGGGATGGCCTGGGAAGGGGGAGAGGATTACGACATTCTTTTTGCCGTTCGCCCGGATGTGGGCGGGGGAGCGATTCCCCGAATTCAGGAACAGATTCGGGGAGAGCCTGAAAAACTGATCCGCCTGGGTGAAGTTGTCGCGCGAAATGCAGGAGATCACACCCCGACTGTCACGATGACGGGGGAAAACCGGCGACGAGTACGTCTGGAAAGGACGGGATTTGACCATACCCGATAA
- the galU gene encoding UTP--glucose-1-phosphate uridylyltransferase GalU has translation MSVDVRKALFPLAGHGTRFLPMTKASPKEMLPLVDKPVVQYVVEEAVASGINEIVMITGRGKRAIEDHFDISYELEDVLRQKGKMALLEEVRKISSLAEIVYTRQKESRGLGHAVLCGRLLIGNEPFAVALGDEVIDGPAPALSQLMRVFEKLDGPVIGVQKVPDSDVSSYGIVAGSEIGDGIIRVSSLVEKPSPSEAPSNLAIIGRYVLTPDIFAILETQNPGVGGEIQLTDALRTLAGKRPVYACEIKGSRYDTGDKLGFLKATVQFGLKSPDMGGVFRHYLEGLLRPRKTMEAQ, from the coding sequence ATGAGCGTCGATGTTCGCAAGGCCCTTTTTCCCCTGGCCGGTCATGGAACCCGATTTTTGCCGATGACAAAAGCGTCTCCAAAGGAAATGCTTCCGCTCGTGGACAAGCCTGTCGTCCAGTATGTGGTGGAAGAAGCCGTGGCCTCCGGAATTAATGAAATCGTCATGATTACCGGTCGGGGGAAGCGCGCGATCGAGGATCACTTTGATATCTCCTACGAACTCGAAGACGTCCTCCGTCAGAAAGGCAAGATGGCCCTCCTGGAAGAGGTCCGCAAGATTTCCTCTCTTGCGGAGATCGTTTATACCCGCCAGAAGGAGTCCAGGGGACTTGGACATGCCGTCCTGTGCGGGAGGCTTCTGATCGGAAACGAACCTTTTGCCGTGGCTCTGGGAGACGAGGTGATCGATGGTCCCGCTCCGGCGCTTTCCCAACTCATGAGGGTGTTTGAAAAACTGGACGGTCCGGTCATTGGTGTGCAAAAGGTGCCGGATTCGGACGTCTCTTCGTATGGCATTGTGGCAGGGTCCGAAATCGGAGACGGGATCATCCGGGTCTCCTCCCTTGTGGAAAAACCTTCTCCGTCGGAAGCTCCTTCCAATCTGGCGATTATCGGGAGATATGTCCTGACTCCCGACATCTTTGCTATTCTCGAGACTCAGAATCCGGGAGTCGGAGGAGAAATACAGCTGACGGATGCGCTTCGGACACTTGCCGGAAAACGTCCGGTCTACGCCTGCGAGATCAAGGGAAGCCGCTATGATACGGGGGACAAGCTGGGATTTTTGAAAGCCACGGTGCAGTTTGGTCTGAAAAGTCCGGATATGGGGGGGGTGTTCCGCCATTATCTGGAAGGACTTCTCCGTCCGCGGAAAACCATGGAGGCACAATAA
- the coaE gene encoding dephospho-CoA kinase (Dephospho-CoA kinase (CoaE) performs the final step in coenzyme A biosynthesis.), which produces MIGLTGGIASGKSHVARFFEAAGIPVIHSDQLAREVVLPGTPSLERVRESFPDVFLEDGSLDRKALGKRIFSSQGDRKKLESILHPPIRELFMQKLGELEKRNPLAVYEVPLLFETGLDREVDLSVVVDVPEDLQIFRLSKRDQMTPEEARRRISVQMPREERIRKADLVLPGDLSEEELKERVAGILVLASSMTPKRSYGI; this is translated from the coding sequence GTGATCGGATTGACCGGAGGAATTGCCTCAGGAAAGTCCCATGTTGCCCGTTTTTTTGAAGCGGCGGGTATTCCGGTGATCCATTCCGACCAGCTGGCGCGCGAAGTGGTCCTTCCTGGCACCCCGTCGCTTGAACGCGTTCGGGAATCGTTTCCCGATGTTTTTCTGGAAGACGGGTCCCTGGACAGAAAAGCTCTCGGAAAAAGAATCTTTTCTTCACAGGGGGATCGAAAAAAACTGGAATCGATTCTGCATCCTCCCATCCGTGAACTGTTCATGCAAAAGCTTGGTGAACTGGAAAAAAGAAATCCTCTGGCAGTCTATGAGGTTCCTCTCCTTTTCGAAACGGGGCTCGACCGGGAGGTGGACTTGTCCGTGGTGGTGGATGTACCGGAGGATCTTCAGATTTTTCGTTTGTCCAAAAGAGATCAGATGACACCCGAAGAAGCCCGGAGAAGAATTTCCGTCCAGATGCCCAGGGAAGAGAGAATCCGTAAAGCGGACCTTGTCTTGCCCGGAGATCTTTCGGAGGAAGAGTTGAAAGAGAGGGTCGCCGGGATCCTCGTTCTGGCATCGTCGATGACCCCAAAAAGATCCTATGGTATCTGA
- the lon gene encoding endopeptidase La — protein MRGSFFDPQDEDEERTPDPERIFWALDDDLPKDVPAKPESLPETLPCISSRDMVIFPNMVVPIVVSKPRSILALEASLAEGRLLFVSAEKEREEGESRGDPVHAVGTVCAIAKNFRGVDGRSRVLLHGLFRAKINRWISREPFDLVRYMPWPDNPPTRTIQVEALVRRVVEQTEQLFRLNPLLSPDLLSVIRAMDEPGTLAYLVVANLALKTPDLQKIYENRSQTRRLSRVLYFLNREISLLDAKRKIQMDAKGEIDRSQREYFLREQLKAIRKELGEVSEENDELAVLSDKIETLELSPVAKEEARRQLGKLARLHPESSESGVVRSYLEWIMDLPWKKPPARKVDIARAQKILDRDHLGLAKVKERLIEYLAVRILNPEGKPPILCFVGPPGVGKTSLGESVAKALGRPFVRLSLGGIRDEAEIRGHRRTYVGSLPGRILQGMRQAGVTDPVFMLDEIDKMAADFRGDPYSALLEVLDPRQNKNFSDHYLNLPYDLSHVLFLATANVLDTLPSPLLDRLEVIEIPGYTEEEKKGIARQHLWPRQRKENGISSKQADLTDAALERLIREYTRESGVRSLERRLGSLCRKMAVGILEGKKKTFRIGSETLVDWLGQPLYRETPDEEKPLVGVVRGLAWTPTGGDLLFVEATLMKGRGNLKVTGKLGDVMQESAQAALTYVRSHAESTGVPVDFWSRKDIHLHVPEGAIPKDGPSAGITMAVAMASAATNRPVRGDIAMTGEITLRGRILPIGGLKEKLLAARRFSMKEVLIPEENERDLSEIPAEVKNALRITPVQRMEQVFDRVFSAGTHTRHGV, from the coding sequence ATGAGAGGTTCGTTTTTCGATCCCCAGGATGAGGATGAGGAGAGAACTCCGGATCCTGAACGGATTTTCTGGGCTCTTGACGACGATTTGCCCAAGGATGTTCCCGCGAAGCCCGAAAGCCTTCCGGAGACCCTTCCCTGCATCAGTTCCCGGGATATGGTCATTTTTCCGAACATGGTCGTTCCGATCGTCGTCTCGAAACCCAGATCCATTTTGGCTCTGGAAGCTTCCCTTGCGGAAGGACGCCTTCTTTTTGTATCGGCCGAAAAAGAGAGGGAAGAGGGGGAATCCCGGGGGGATCCCGTGCATGCCGTCGGGACTGTCTGTGCGATCGCAAAGAACTTCCGCGGAGTTGATGGACGGTCCCGGGTCCTTCTTCATGGACTCTTCCGCGCAAAAATCAATCGCTGGATCTCCCGCGAGCCTTTTGATCTTGTCCGATATATGCCTTGGCCCGACAACCCGCCCACCAGGACAATCCAGGTGGAAGCCCTTGTCCGGAGGGTCGTGGAACAGACAGAACAGCTCTTTCGACTGAATCCCCTCCTGTCCCCGGACCTTCTGTCTGTGATCCGGGCGATGGACGAACCGGGAACGCTGGCGTACCTTGTGGTGGCCAATCTTGCTCTCAAAACTCCGGATTTGCAGAAAATCTACGAAAATCGTTCTCAGACCCGACGACTGTCCCGGGTTCTGTATTTTCTGAACCGGGAAATCTCCCTGCTTGACGCAAAACGGAAAATCCAGATGGATGCCAAGGGGGAGATTGACCGTTCCCAGAGGGAATATTTCCTCCGGGAGCAGCTGAAGGCGATCCGGAAGGAACTGGGAGAAGTGTCCGAGGAAAACGATGAGCTGGCGGTCCTCTCCGACAAGATTGAGACCCTGGAACTTTCTCCGGTGGCCAAAGAAGAGGCACGGCGGCAGCTCGGGAAACTGGCACGGTTGCATCCGGAATCTTCCGAGTCCGGTGTGGTCCGGTCTTATCTCGAATGGATTATGGACTTGCCCTGGAAGAAACCTCCGGCGAGAAAAGTCGATATCGCCCGCGCACAGAAGATCCTGGACAGAGATCATCTGGGTCTGGCAAAGGTCAAGGAACGACTGATTGAATATCTGGCGGTGCGGATTCTCAATCCCGAGGGAAAACCGCCAATTCTGTGTTTTGTGGGACCACCGGGGGTCGGAAAGACTTCTTTGGGAGAATCCGTTGCCAAGGCCCTGGGGCGCCCTTTTGTTCGGCTTTCTCTGGGTGGAATCCGGGACGAGGCCGAAATCCGGGGTCATCGGAGAACCTACGTGGGATCTCTGCCGGGGAGGATCCTGCAGGGCATGCGTCAGGCCGGTGTCACTGATCCGGTGTTCATGCTCGACGAAATCGATAAAATGGCGGCGGATTTTCGGGGTGATCCCTATAGCGCTCTCCTGGAAGTTCTGGATCCCCGTCAGAACAAAAACTTCAGCGACCATTACCTGAACCTGCCGTACGATTTATCCCATGTCCTTTTTCTGGCAACGGCCAACGTTCTGGACACTCTTCCCTCTCCGCTCCTGGACAGGCTGGAGGTCATTGAAATTCCCGGATACACCGAAGAAGAGAAAAAGGGGATTGCCCGCCAGCACCTCTGGCCGCGACAACGAAAGGAAAATGGAATCTCGTCCAAACAGGCGGATTTGACAGACGCAGCTCTGGAACGCCTGATCCGGGAGTACACCCGGGAGTCCGGAGTCCGTTCCCTGGAGCGTCGTCTGGGCAGTCTTTGCCGCAAAATGGCGGTCGGGATCCTGGAGGGTAAAAAGAAGACGTTCCGCATCGGATCGGAAACATTGGTGGACTGGTTGGGCCAGCCCCTTTACCGTGAGACCCCGGATGAGGAAAAACCGCTCGTCGGAGTTGTCAGGGGGTTGGCGTGGACACCGACGGGAGGGGACCTCCTCTTTGTCGAGGCCACGTTGATGAAAGGGCGCGGAAACCTGAAGGTCACCGGAAAACTGGGCGATGTGATGCAGGAATCGGCGCAGGCTGCCCTGACATATGTTCGGTCACATGCCGAATCGACGGGGGTTCCGGTTGATTTCTGGTCGAGAAAGGATATCCATCTTCATGTTCCGGAAGGGGCGATTCCAAAAGATGGCCCATCGGCAGGCATCACCATGGCGGTTGCGATGGCGTCTGCCGCCACAAACCGCCCGGTTCGGGGAGATATAGCCATGACGGGGGAGATTACTCTTCGGGGGCGGATCCTTCCCATCGGAGGACTGAAAGAAAAGCTTCTGGCGGCCCGGCGATTTTCCATGAAAGAGGTCCTGATACCGGAAGAAAATGAGCGGGATCTCTCGGAAATCCCGGCGGAAGTCAAAAATGCACTTCGGATCACGCCCGTCCAGCGGATGGAACAGGTGTTCGACCGGGTGTTCTCTGCTGGAACACACACCCGACATGGAGTCTGA
- a CDS encoding DNA polymerase I, translating to MDSPSGRKKTASSVPEWARDLPSSTLVLMDGFGYIFRAYHSRVTFVTRAGLPTGAITVFGNMLLSVLKELSPSAMAVVFESRTGNVRTEILPEIKANRPEPPSDFLQQIPYIERLIRGIGVPLLSTDGYEADDTIAALAAKWLKQHDRTKVPCHVVILSSDKDLLTLVSERVWVYDPMTKKVLGPSDVREKWGVEPWQIPDLLALTGDTADNIPGVPGIGQKTAAKLLGNQGTIDTLYEDLDNVVPERIRALLREHRERVFRNKKVTVLHADLTLSLEPESLSLSPPDMDSLKSLLQELEAPGLLSRVQRTLELRKPSLAPEEKKRRTTSERRLPFQSDLPHMSGCPGAGIDLVGDSGFWLHDGDQAIFHPFSDEEAVFKKMSAWRDEGKAVWCFDQTRLYRECPRFFALGIPFVFDATIAAYLLDPGHRDYLLENLAARYFLTEISDRPRLVRNILSRLWDDAVKEGLLELVQSIEIPLGRILYQMEVLGVRIDRQALESARESIEALSRELEEEIYRLAGSRFTILSPKQVGEILYGKLGLPTARKGKTGYSTDEETLTRLSALHPLPEKILAYRQMKKLLSTYVDPIARGIDAQGRLHGQFNQTVTATGRLSSSNPNLQNIPMRSPAGREIRKCFIAGENRVLLSADYSQIELRLLAHFSEDPELMAVFERNEDIHARTARLLFGDPVTPETRRKAKTINFGILYGMSAFSLSQDLGVESQEAQAFIDRYFGAFPKVGPLFDSILEEAKKTGEVRTILGRKRRIPELFASDRRSREYGERMAVNTVLQGSAADLIKKSMVDFGQVRKDRPEIGDLLVQVHDELLFEVREDNLDEASGTIRSLMEGALRLKVPLVVQVGQGKNWVDAHPG from the coding sequence ATGGACTCCCCTTCCGGGAGAAAGAAGACAGCATCGTCTGTGCCCGAGTGGGCCAGGGACCTTCCCTCGAGCACACTCGTCCTGATGGATGGCTTCGGATATATTTTCCGGGCCTATCACAGCCGGGTGACGTTCGTCACCCGCGCGGGTCTTCCGACCGGTGCGATTACAGTTTTTGGAAACATGCTTCTTTCGGTTCTGAAAGAACTTTCCCCCTCTGCCATGGCGGTCGTCTTTGAAAGCAGAACGGGAAATGTCCGTACGGAAATCCTGCCCGAGATCAAGGCCAACCGACCCGAACCTCCTTCCGATTTTCTCCAGCAGATTCCCTATATCGAACGCCTGATCAGAGGGATCGGGGTTCCGCTCCTGTCCACGGACGGATATGAGGCAGATGATACGATTGCGGCTCTGGCCGCGAAATGGCTTAAACAACACGACCGCACGAAGGTCCCCTGTCATGTCGTCATTTTGTCTTCGGACAAGGATCTCCTGACGCTCGTTTCCGAACGTGTCTGGGTGTATGACCCGATGACCAAAAAAGTCCTGGGCCCCTCCGATGTTCGGGAAAAGTGGGGTGTGGAGCCCTGGCAGATTCCCGATCTGCTGGCATTGACCGGAGATACGGCCGACAACATTCCGGGAGTTCCAGGCATTGGACAAAAAACGGCCGCAAAGCTTCTGGGGAATCAGGGGACGATCGACACTCTCTATGAAGATCTGGACAATGTGGTTCCGGAACGGATCCGGGCTCTTCTTCGGGAGCACCGGGAAAGAGTTTTCCGGAACAAGAAGGTCACCGTTCTTCATGCGGACCTCACCCTCTCTCTGGAGCCGGAGAGTCTCTCCCTCTCCCCTCCCGACATGGATTCCCTGAAATCCCTTCTTCAGGAACTCGAAGCGCCGGGACTTCTCTCGCGCGTGCAACGGACGCTTGAGCTTCGGAAACCTTCTCTCGCCCCGGAGGAGAAAAAACGGAGGACAACATCCGAACGGCGCCTTCCCTTCCAGAGCGATCTCCCGCACATGTCCGGGTGTCCGGGAGCCGGGATCGATCTGGTCGGGGATTCGGGTTTTTGGCTTCATGACGGTGATCAGGCGATTTTCCATCCCTTCTCCGATGAGGAGGCGGTGTTCAAAAAGATGTCTGCCTGGAGAGACGAGGGAAAAGCGGTCTGGTGTTTTGATCAGACCCGGCTGTACAGGGAGTGCCCGCGGTTCTTTGCATTGGGGATTCCTTTCGTCTTCGATGCGACGATCGCGGCGTATCTTCTGGATCCTGGCCACCGGGACTATCTTCTGGAAAATCTTGCCGCCCGGTATTTTTTGACAGAAATCTCCGACCGACCCCGGCTTGTCCGGAATATTCTGTCAAGGTTGTGGGATGACGCCGTGAAAGAGGGGCTTCTTGAACTGGTGCAGTCGATCGAAATCCCCCTGGGAAGAATCCTTTACCAGATGGAAGTCCTGGGCGTCCGGATCGACCGGCAGGCGCTGGAGAGCGCGCGGGAAAGCATCGAAGCTCTCTCCCGGGAACTGGAGGAGGAAATTTACAGGCTTGCCGGTTCCCGATTCACAATCCTCTCCCCCAAGCAGGTGGGAGAGATCCTGTATGGAAAACTGGGTCTGCCCACGGCCCGGAAAGGGAAGACCGGTTATTCGACGGACGAGGAGACGCTGACGCGACTTTCCGCGCTTCATCCCCTTCCGGAGAAGATCCTCGCCTACCGTCAGATGAAAAAGCTTCTGTCGACGTATGTGGACCCTATCGCCCGTGGCATCGACGCCCAGGGAAGACTGCACGGCCAATTCAACCAGACGGTCACGGCGACCGGGAGACTGTCCTCGTCCAACCCCAATCTCCAGAACATTCCGATGCGGAGCCCGGCCGGTCGGGAAATCCGAAAATGCTTCATCGCCGGAGAAAACCGGGTCCTCCTTTCGGCCGATTATTCGCAGATTGAGCTCCGTCTTTTGGCTCATTTTTCCGAAGACCCGGAGCTTATGGCGGTGTTCGAACGAAACGAGGATATTCATGCCCGGACCGCCCGTCTTCTGTTCGGCGATCCGGTGACACCCGAGACCCGGAGAAAGGCCAAGACGATCAACTTCGGGATCCTTTATGGCATGTCCGCCTTCAGTCTCTCCCAGGATCTGGGAGTCGAATCCCAGGAAGCCCAGGCGTTTATCGACCGTTATTTCGGGGCTTTTCCCAAAGTGGGACCTCTTTTTGACAGCATTTTGGAGGAGGCGAAAAAAACGGGGGAAGTGCGAACAATACTGGGGCGAAAAAGGAGGATTCCCGAGCTTTTTGCTTCGGATCGACGAAGCCGCGAATACGGTGAACGTATGGCGGTGAACACCGTTTTGCAGGGATCGGCTGCGGATCTGATCAAAAAGTCGATGGTGGATTTTGGACAAGTGCGAAAGGACCGGCCGGAGATCGGAGACCTTCTGGTTCAGGTTCACGATGAACTTCTTTTTGAAGTTCGGGAGGACAATCTGGACGAAGCCTCCGGAACCATTCGTTCCCTGATGGAAGGGGCATTGCGTTTGAAGGTACCTCTCGTTGTCCAGGTCGGGCAAGGAAAAAACTGGGTGGATGCCCATCCGGGTTAA
- a CDS encoding DUF2062 domain-containing protein, protein MTIPDNRYGRWKEKLLNLVRSDPDPVKVSLAMALGFSAAFLPPFGFHTLLVMGLGYLFRVSVPLAILGTWINNPWTFIPVFLPSYVLEIKLGGILLEKKLNFPSLSALSRMPYKTVIAQIKLVLWPFIVGSVVFSCAVFVTSFFWFMGF, encoded by the coding sequence TTGACCATACCCGATAACCGATATGGCCGTTGGAAAGAAAAACTTCTCAACCTCGTGCGAAGCGATCCCGATCCGGTCAAGGTTTCCCTGGCAATGGCATTGGGATTTTCGGCCGCCTTTCTCCCACCCTTTGGCTTTCATACGCTTCTTGTGATGGGGCTAGGCTATCTGTTCAGGGTTTCTGTTCCGCTGGCCATACTCGGCACATGGATCAACAACCCCTGGACATTTATTCCGGTGTTCTTGCCGTCATATGTCCTCGAGATCAAGCTCGGAGGGATATTGCTGGAAAAAAAACTGAACTTTCCCTCTCTGTCCGCCCTCTCCCGAATGCCCTACAAAACAGTGATTGCCCAAATCAAGCTGGTTCTCTGGCCCTTTATTGTGGGGAGTGTCGTTTTTTCTTGCGCCGTGTTTGTCACTTCCTTTTTTTGGTTTATGGGTTTTTGA
- a CDS encoding Bax inhibitor-1/YccA family protein: MFGNTRNENPFGGNIVESLPSQSVIGQYMMKVYGLLAVTLAVSAASAVWGMGAGLPLFVGHPILFAVAMFGTLFLLMAVQRIPVVNLLVMFFFAALMGASLGPMLAQAVRLPGGQTMVADSLLMTTAIFFSLSLYALVSRKSFSFLGSFLFTGLIIVVILSLVQIFWHPLFLQALVSGIGALVFSGLILFDTARILQSGEEEMTPVMAVVTLYLDVLNLFISLLRIFELFRGEE, from the coding sequence ATGTTCGGAAACACAAGAAATGAAAACCCCTTCGGGGGAAATATTGTCGAGAGCCTTCCCAGCCAGTCGGTCATCGGACAGTACATGATGAAGGTTTATGGATTGCTGGCTGTCACTCTTGCGGTTTCGGCCGCTTCCGCGGTTTGGGGTATGGGGGCGGGACTGCCCCTGTTTGTCGGACACCCGATTCTTTTTGCCGTGGCCATGTTCGGAACGCTTTTCCTTCTGATGGCCGTTCAGCGGATTCCGGTGGTGAATCTTCTGGTGATGTTTTTTTTCGCGGCACTGATGGGGGCCTCTCTCGGACCCATGCTGGCACAGGCCGTTCGCCTTCCCGGCGGACAAACCATGGTGGCCGACAGTCTCCTGATGACGACGGCGATCTTCTTTTCGCTGTCCCTTTATGCGCTGGTGTCCCGTAAAAGCTTTTCTTTTCTCGGAAGCTTTCTGTTTACGGGCCTGATCATTGTCGTGATCCTCTCCCTGGTTCAGATTTTCTGGCACCCCCTGTTTCTGCAGGCACTTGTCTCAGGAATTGGCGCGCTCGTTTTTTCAGGGCTGATTCTCTTCGATACGGCCCGGATTCTGCAGAGCGGGGAAGAAGAGATGACTCCCGTCATGGCTGTTGTGACGCTGTATCTGGATGTCTTGAACCTGTTTATTTCACTGTTAAGAATATTTGAACTGTTCCGGGGGGAGGAGTAA
- a CDS encoding tetratricopeptide repeat protein, whose amino-acid sequence MEIQGSADRHALLEGMNLSLLGLGVGTAFLAILLAAVGTGIIVRKARGTASEEKIKKWARIGWVALVVYLVAYVGYFFHLSSPRQVPYPFVPGDQMVAKGDYNGAIHFYEGVVRKYPHMALAHFKLGMALRMVKAIGPSIKELKKAIQYDPVQPEPYFALGSILWTQGTSRDAMPYFRKGLELDPQNRQRVFFEKIIKRGELEQKGLLKPGSDARPHLSPPAPTGSGSP is encoded by the coding sequence ATGGAAATTCAGGGAAGTGCGGATCGGCATGCCCTTCTGGAAGGGATGAATCTGTCTCTTTTGGGGCTTGGGGTGGGAACAGCGTTTCTGGCCATCCTGCTGGCGGCGGTGGGGACGGGAATCATCGTCCGCAAAGCAAGGGGCACGGCTTCGGAGGAAAAGATCAAGAAATGGGCGCGGATCGGATGGGTTGCATTGGTCGTCTATCTGGTCGCCTACGTCGGTTATTTTTTTCATCTCAGTTCCCCCCGTCAGGTCCCTTATCCTTTTGTTCCGGGGGATCAGATGGTGGCGAAAGGAGATTATAATGGAGCCATTCATTTCTATGAAGGCGTCGTCCGGAAATATCCCCATATGGCTTTGGCGCATTTCAAGCTGGGGATGGCCCTGCGCATGGTGAAAGCCATTGGTCCGTCGATCAAGGAGCTGAAAAAAGCCATCCAATATGATCCGGTTCAGCCGGAGCCCTATTTTGCCCTGGGATCCATTCTCTGGACACAGGGAACATCCCGTGACGCCATGCCGTATTTCCGAAAAGGTCTCGAACTTGATCCCCAGAATCGGCAGAGGGTGTTTTTTGAGAAAATCATCAAGCGGGGAGAGCTTGAGCAAAAAGGTCTCCTGAAACCGGGTTCTGATGCCCGTCCGCACCTGAGTCCTCCGGCTCCGACGGGGAGTGGTTCGCCATGA
- a CDS encoding branched-chain amino acid transaminase — translation MLKESQWIWMDGTLVPWKDANVHVLTHSLHYAMAVFEGIRAYDGPHGTHIFRLKEHTDRLINSGKVMHMPSPFGASELMEATVRTVAENGLTSCYIRPLMYIGYGDMGIYARQNPVRVSIAAWEWGTYLGEEGLSRGIRAKVSSYQRFGVNSFLNRAKVSAHYVNSQLAKWEVKMAGYDEAILLDHEGFVAEGPGENIFIVSDGVLRTPVLKTVLDGITRDAIMTLAREEGLTVSEEMITRDDLYLADEAFFTGTAAEITPIREIDERMIGTGKPGPVTLKLQKAFFDIVRGISPLHPEWRHPVKSSKGR, via the coding sequence ATGCTAAAAGAATCTCAGTGGATTTGGATGGACGGGACACTTGTGCCGTGGAAGGACGCCAATGTCCATGTGCTGACGCACTCCCTTCATTACGCCATGGCTGTCTTCGAAGGTATCCGGGCCTATGATGGTCCTCACGGCACGCATATCTTTCGGCTGAAAGAGCATACGGACCGGCTGATCAATTCCGGGAAGGTGATGCACATGCCCTCTCCCTTCGGAGCATCCGAGTTGATGGAAGCAACGGTTCGGACCGTTGCGGAAAACGGTCTCACCTCGTGCTATATCCGCCCTCTCATGTATATCGGGTACGGAGATATGGGAATCTATGCCCGACAGAATCCCGTCCGGGTGTCGATTGCGGCATGGGAATGGGGAACCTATCTCGGAGAAGAAGGGCTTTCGAGAGGGATCCGGGCGAAAGTCAGCTCATACCAGCGTTTTGGCGTGAATTCGTTTCTGAACAGGGCCAAGGTCTCTGCCCATTATGTCAACTCCCAGCTTGCAAAATGGGAAGTGAAGATGGCGGGGTATGACGAGGCCATCCTGCTGGATCATGAAGGATTTGTTGCCGAAGGACCCGGGGAAAATATTTTCATTGTTTCCGACGGTGTTTTGCGAACCCCTGTCCTGAAGACCGTCCTGGACGGTATTACCCGGGATGCCATCATGACGTTAGCGCGTGAAGAAGGGCTCACCGTATCGGAAGAAATGATCACGCGGGATGACCTTTATCTGGCAGACGAAGCGTTTTTTACCGGAACAGCCGCTGAAATTACGCCGATCCGGGAAATCGACGAGCGCATGATCGGGACAGGGAAGCCCGGCCCGGTCACGCTCAAGTTGCAAAAGGCCTTTTTCGATATTGTCCGGGGGATTTCTCCCCTCCATCCTGAGTGGCGTCATCCGGTCAAGAGTTCAAAAGGCCGGTAG